In a single window of the Pelagibacterium sp. 26DY04 genome:
- the fusA gene encoding elongation factor G translates to MAREYKIEDYRNFGIMAHIDAGKTTTTERILFYTGKSHKIGEVHDGAATMDWMEQEQERGITITSAATTTFWQGRDGKKRRFNIIDTPGHVDFTIEVERSLRVLDGAVALLDANAGVEPQTETVWRQADKYHVPRLIFVNKMDKIGADFYRSVEMVGERLGAKAVVLQLPIGAENEFAGVVDLIEMKALVWNGEQLGASWDIVDIPADLQDRAEEYREKLVEAAVEMDEAAMEAYLEGEMPDNDTIRKLIRKGVINTEFFGVLCGSAFKNKGVQPLLDAVVDFLPAPNDVPAIQGIDAKTEEPIERHADDNEPLSMLAFKIANDPHMGSLTFCRIYSGHLEAGAQLENTVKGKRERVGRMFQMHSNSREQITEAFAGDIVAIVGLKDTTTGDTLCVPNSQVILERMIFPDPVIDIAVEPKSKADQEKMGLALQRLAAEDPSFRVKSDEESGQTIISGMGELHLDIIVDRMKREFKVEANIGQPQVAYRETITRQAEIDYTHKKQSGGSGQFARVKLIIEPNEPGAGFTFESKIVGGSVPKEYIPGVQKGLESVMGAGILAGFPIVDLKATLVDGAYHDVDSSVLAFEIAARAALREGLPKAGAKLLEPIMKVEVVTPEEYMGDVIGDLNSRRGQIQGTESRGIAQVVNAFVPLANMFGYVNSLRSMSQGRAQYTMVFDHYEQVPQAVADEVQAKYA, encoded by the coding sequence ATGGCTCGCGAATACAAGATCGAAGACTACCGCAATTTCGGCATCATGGCGCACATCGATGCCGGCAAGACCACCACGACCGAACGCATCCTGTTCTACACCGGCAAGTCGCACAAGATCGGTGAAGTCCATGACGGCGCTGCCACCATGGACTGGATGGAGCAGGAGCAGGAACGCGGCATCACCATCACGTCCGCTGCCACGACCACGTTCTGGCAGGGCCGTGACGGCAAGAAGCGTCGCTTCAACATCATCGATACTCCGGGCCACGTCGACTTCACCATCGAGGTCGAGCGTTCGCTGCGCGTGCTCGACGGTGCCGTCGCTCTGCTTGATGCCAACGCCGGTGTCGAGCCGCAGACCGAAACCGTCTGGCGCCAGGCCGACAAGTACCACGTTCCGCGTCTGATCTTCGTCAACAAGATGGACAAGATCGGCGCCGACTTCTACCGCTCGGTGGAAATGGTCGGCGAGCGTCTGGGCGCCAAGGCCGTTGTTCTTCAGCTCCCCATCGGTGCCGAGAACGAGTTCGCCGGCGTCGTCGATCTCATCGAGATGAAGGCTCTGGTCTGGAACGGTGAGCAGCTGGGTGCGTCCTGGGATATCGTCGATATTCCGGCCGACCTGCAGGATCGCGCCGAAGAATACCGCGAGAAGCTCGTCGAAGCTGCCGTCGAAATGGACGAGGCGGCGATGGAGGCCTATCTCGAAGGCGAGATGCCGGATAACGACACGATCCGCAAGCTGATCCGCAAGGGCGTTATCAACACCGAGTTCTTCGGTGTGCTGTGCGGTTCGGCGTTCAAGAACAAGGGCGTTCAGCCGCTTCTTGATGCTGTGGTGGATTTCCTGCCTGCGCCCAACGACGTGCCGGCCATTCAGGGTATCGACGCCAAGACCGAAGAGCCGATCGAGCGTCACGCTGATGACAACGAGCCGCTCTCGATGCTGGCGTTCAAGATCGCCAACGACCCGCACATGGGTTCGCTGACCTTCTGCCGCATCTATTCGGGTCACCTCGAAGCCGGTGCGCAGCTCGAAAACACCGTCAAGGGCAAGCGCGAGCGCGTTGGACGTATGTTCCAGATGCACTCGAACTCGCGTGAGCAGATCACAGAAGCCTTCGCTGGCGACATCGTTGCCATCGTCGGCCTCAAGGACACCACCACCGGCGACACGCTCTGCGTGCCCAACAGCCAGGTCATCCTTGAGCGTATGATCTTCCCCGATCCGGTGATCGACATTGCCGTCGAGCCCAAGTCCAAGGCCGACCAGGAAAAGATGGGTCTGGCGCTGCAGCGTCTTGCTGCCGAAGATCCCTCCTTCCGCGTCAAGTCGGACGAGGAATCGGGCCAGACCATCATCTCGGGCATGGGTGAACTTCACCTCGACATCATCGTCGATCGCATGAAGCGCGAGTTCAAGGTCGAGGCCAATATCGGTCAGCCGCAGGTGGCGTATCGTGAAACGATCACTCGCCAGGCCGAAATCGACTACACCCACAAGAAGCAGTCGGGTGGTTCGGGCCAGTTCGCTCGCGTCAAGCTCATCATCGAGCCCAACGAGCCTGGTGCCGGTTTCACCTTTGAAAGCAAGATCGTCGGTGGTTCGGTTCCCAAGGAATATATCCCTGGCGTGCAGAAGGGTCTGGAGTCCGTCATGGGCGCCGGTATCCTGGCTGGCTTCCCGATCGTCGACCTCAAGGCAACCCTCGTCGATGGTGCTTACCACGACGTCGACTCCTCGGTGCTGGCGTTCGAAATCGCGGCTCGTGCCGCTCTGCGTGAAGGTCTGCCGAAGGCCGGTGCGAAGCTGCTCGAACCGATCATGAAGGTCGAAGTCGTTACCCCCGAAGAATATATGGGCGACGTCATCGGTGACCTGAACTCCCGCCGTGGCCAGATTCAGGGCACGGAAAGCCGGGGTATCGCACAGGTCGTCAACGCCTTCGTGCCGCTGGCCAACATGTTTGGCTATGTGAACTCGCTGCGCTCGATGAGCCAGGGACGTGCACAGTACACGATGGTGTTCGATCACTACGAGCAGGTGCCCCAGGCGGTCGCCGACGAAGTCCAGGCCAAGTACGCCTGA
- the rpsG gene encoding 30S ribosomal protein S7, whose translation MSRRHRAEKREINPDPKFGDLVVSKFMNSLMKDGKKSAAESIVYGAFEVIEERTKQDPIQVFHGALDNIRPAVEVRSRRVGGATYQVPVEVRADRQQALAIRWLIDAARKRGEQTMVGRLSGELMDAMNGRGQAVKKREDTHRMADANRAFSHYRW comes from the coding sequence ATGTCCCGTCGGCATCGTGCAGAAAAGCGTGAGATCAACCCCGATCCCAAGTTCGGTGATCTGGTTGTCTCCAAGTTCATGAATTCGCTCATGAAGGACGGCAAGAAGTCTGCCGCCGAGAGCATTGTCTATGGCGCATTCGAAGTTATCGAGGAGCGGACCAAGCAGGACCCCATCCAGGTGTTCCATGGCGCTCTCGACAACATCCGTCCGGCCGTTGAAGTTCGTTCCCGCCGTGTTGGTGGCGCGACTTACCAGGTTCCGGTCGAAGTCCGTGCCGACCGCCAGCAGGCTCTCGCCATCCGCTGGTTGATCGATGCTGCGCGCAAGCGTGGCGAGCAGACCATGGTTGGCCGTCTTTCGGGCGAACTGATGGATGCCATGAATGGCCGTGGTCAGGCGGTCAAGAAGCGCGAAGACACGCACCGTATGGCTGACGCCAACCGCGCGTTCTCGCACTACCGCTGGTAA
- the rpsL gene encoding 30S ribosomal protein S12: MPTINQLIRKPRQAKPKRNKVPAMEANPQKRGVCTRVYTTTPKKPNSALRRVAKVRLVNQREVITYIPGEGHNLQEHSVVLIRGGRVRDLPGVRYHVLRGVLDTQSVKDRKQRRSKYGAKRPK, translated from the coding sequence ATGCCGACCATTAATCAGCTGATCCGCAAGCCCCGGCAGGCCAAGCCGAAGCGGAACAAGGTTCCGGCGATGGAGGCCAACCCGCAGAAGCGCGGTGTTTGCACGCGTGTCTATACGACGACCCCCAAGAAGCCGAACTCGGCTCTGCGTCGTGTGGCCAAGGTGCGCCTGGTCAATCAGCGTGAAGTTATTACCTACATCCCCGGCGAGGGTCACAACCTGCAGGAGCACTCTGTTGTGCTGATCCGCGGCGGCCGTGTGCGCGACCTTCCGGGCGTGCGTTATCACGTGCTGCGCGGCGTGCTGGACACCCAGTCGGTGAAGGATCGCAAGCAGCGTCGTTCGAAGTACGGCGCGAAGCGGCCGAAATAA
- a CDS encoding esterase-like activity of phytase family protein: MVRQSLLSFVSLFALGAAAHAQDAQEFSAVLLEHARVPAQTFLPAPADAPVSLNISGRFAGGERSEAPYSVIDANSGLGRPFPGQPLQGFSGIRSLGDDRFLVLTDNGFGSKYNSSDAMLMFNILVPDWETGQVAVEETIFLSDPDRVVPFPITNEHTDTRYLTGADFDPESIQPVGDHYWIGDEFGPWLIEVDEDGVVQQVFATEPGGELLRSPDNFFVGSVNPGAGQPENLRTFGSGGYEGMALGEDGTTLYPLLEKPIWMPEEGAQETIDGASVLRMFEFDTEEGEWSEVIRYYPLEDPTHAIGDFNIIEGTRALIIERDGREGDPRDESVENPAQFKRIYLVDLERTDESGVLEKIAYIDLMNIEDPDGVAPRGTIEGVFNFPFVTIEDVDRVDETTIVVANDNNYPGSVGREAGRADDNEIILLDVADFLAAE, from the coding sequence GTGGTCCGACAGTCCTTGTTATCGTTCGTTTCCCTTTTTGCTCTCGGCGCAGCCGCCCATGCGCAGGATGCGCAGGAATTTTCCGCCGTGCTGCTCGAGCATGCCCGGGTCCCGGCCCAGACCTTTCTTCCAGCCCCGGCCGATGCACCCGTCAGCCTCAACATTTCCGGCCGCTTTGCCGGCGGTGAGCGCAGCGAAGCGCCGTACAGCGTGATCGACGCCAATTCCGGTCTCGGCCGTCCGTTCCCCGGCCAGCCGCTGCAGGGCTTTTCGGGCATCCGCTCGCTGGGCGACGATCGCTTCCTGGTGCTCACCGACAACGGGTTCGGTTCGAAATACAATTCGTCCGATGCCATGCTGATGTTCAACATCCTGGTACCCGATTGGGAAACGGGGCAGGTCGCTGTTGAAGAAACGATCTTCCTTTCCGATCCCGACCGGGTCGTTCCGTTCCCGATCACCAACGAACATACCGACACCCGCTATCTCACCGGTGCCGATTTCGATCCTGAATCCATTCAGCCGGTCGGCGATCATTATTGGATCGGCGACGAGTTCGGCCCCTGGCTGATCGAGGTCGACGAGGACGGCGTGGTTCAGCAGGTTTTCGCCACCGAGCCGGGCGGTGAATTGCTGCGCAGCCCCGACAATTTCTTTGTCGGTTCGGTCAATCCCGGTGCCGGCCAACCCGAGAACCTGCGCACCTTTGGTTCCGGCGGTTATGAGGGCATGGCGCTGGGCGAAGACGGCACCACGCTCTACCCGCTATTGGAAAAGCCGATCTGGATGCCGGAAGAGGGCGCGCAGGAAACCATCGACGGCGCATCCGTGCTGCGCATGTTCGAATTCGACACCGAAGAGGGCGAGTGGAGCGAAGTGATCCGCTATTATCCGCTCGAAGACCCCACCCATGCGATTGGTGATTTCAACATCATCGAGGGCACCCGCGCCCTGATTATCGAGCGCGACGGCCGCGAGGGCGACCCCCGCGACGAGAGTGTTGAAAATCCCGCTCAGTTCAAGCGCATCTATCTTGTCGATCTCGAACGCACCGACGAAAGCGGCGTTCTGGAAAAGATCGCCTATATCGACCTCATGAACATCGAGGATCCCGATGGCGTCGCTCCGCGCGGCACGATCGAGGGTGTCTTCAACTTCCCGTTCGTCACCATCGAGGATGTCGACCGCGTCGATGAGACCACCATCGTTGTCGCCAACGACAACAACTATCCCGGTTCGGTGGGCCGCGAAGCGGGCCGTGCCGACGACAACGAGATCATCCTTCTCGACGTCGCCGATTTCCTCGCTGCTGAGTAG
- the rpoC gene encoding DNA-directed RNA polymerase subunit beta' produces the protein MNHHQHVMDPFNSQAAAPTFDQIKINIASPEKILSWSYGEIKKPETINYRTFKPERDGLFCARIFGPTKDYECLCGKYKRMKFKGVICEKCGVEVTLSRVRRERMGHIELAAPVAHIWFLKSLPSRISQLLDMTLKDVERILYFENYVVIEPGLTPFTQHQLITEEEYLDAQDNYGPDAFTAMIGAEAVREMLAALDLDKLAADLRVEIAESTTELKPKKLAKRLKIVEQFIVSGNKPEWMIMTVIPVIPPELRPLVPLDGGRFATSDLNDLYRRVINRNNRLKRLIELRAPDIIIRNEKRMLQEAVDALFDNGRRGRTITGANKRPLKSLSDMLKGKQGRFRQNLLGKRVDYSGRSVITVGPELKLHQCGLPKKMALELFKPFIYSRLDAKGLSSTVKQAKKLVEKEKPEVWDILDEVIREHPVLLNRAPTLHRLGIQAFEPILIEGKAIQLHPLVCAAFNADFDGDQMAVHVPLSLEAQLEARVLMMSTNNILHPANGQPIIVPSQDIVLGLYYVSIMAEGEPGEGMAFSSMSELEHALENKSVTLHTKIKGRVKTLDAEGNVVSAIVETTPGRMMLGQILPKGVPFEVVNQLMTKKNISKVIDTVYRACGQKETVIFCDRIMDLGFKQACRAGISFGKDDMVIPDSKAKIVGDTRRQVEEFEQQYNDGLITHGEKYNKVVDAWAKCGDKVAEEMMKRISAHEKDDNGRSRQINSVYMMSHSGARGSVAQMKQLAGMRGLMAKPSGEIIETPVISNFKEGLTVLEYFNSTHGARKGLADTALKTANSGYLTRRLVDVAQDAIITADDCGTERGLTMEAIVDSGQVVASLGQRILGRVSADDIYVPGTDDVLVAKGTLMDEADVEKIEAAKVQSVRIRSPLTCEVRQGTCATCYGRDLARGTPVNMGEAVGVIAAQSIGEPGTQLTMRTFHIGGTAQVVDNSYLEAGAEGKIAFRNKNIATNSDGHIVVMGRNVSIVIVDTDSKERAVHKLGYGSRLRVNEGDQVKRGQRLAEWDPYTRPVLTEVEGEVIFEDLVDGASVSEQTDETTGFTKRLVIDWRSSQRGDGLKPAIAVGSKGQPFKTDRGTDARYLMSVDAVIAVEPGTRVAPGDVLARIPLESAKTKDITGGLPRVAELFEARRPKDHAIIAEIDGTIRFGRDYKNKRRIIIEPNDESLEPVEYLIPKGKPFHLQEGDPIERGEYILDGNPAPHDILAIKGVEELAKYLVNEIQEVYRLQGVLINDKHIEVIVRQMLQKVEITEPGESGLLKEEQIDRIDFDELNEQLVADGKKPAEAVPVLLGITKASLQTRSFVSAASFQETTRVLTEAAVSGKADLLEGLKENVIVGRLIPAGTGARISNVRQIATKRDDLILEERRRQAETVAIPAPEAMPEAPAE, from the coding sequence ATGAATCATCATCAGCACGTCATGGATCCGTTCAACTCGCAGGCGGCTGCGCCGACTTTCGATCAGATCAAGATCAACATCGCGAGCCCGGAAAAGATCCTGTCGTGGTCTTACGGCGAAATCAAAAAGCCTGAGACCATCAACTACCGCACGTTCAAGCCCGAGCGTGACGGCTTGTTCTGCGCGCGTATCTTCGGCCCGACCAAGGACTATGAGTGCTTGTGCGGCAAGTACAAGCGCATGAAGTTCAAGGGCGTCATCTGCGAAAAGTGCGGTGTGGAAGTCACCCTCAGCCGCGTTCGCCGCGAGCGCATGGGCCATATCGAGCTCGCCGCTCCGGTCGCTCACATCTGGTTCCTGAAGTCGCTGCCCTCCCGCATCTCCCAGCTTCTCGACATGACGCTGAAGGATGTGGAACGCATTCTGTACTTCGAGAACTATGTGGTGATCGAGCCGGGCCTGACCCCGTTCACCCAGCACCAGCTCATCACTGAAGAAGAGTATCTCGACGCTCAGGACAATTACGGTCCGGACGCCTTCACTGCCATGATCGGCGCAGAAGCGGTGCGTGAGATGCTGGCCGCGCTCGACCTCGACAAGCTCGCCGCCGACCTGCGCGTCGAGATCGCCGAGTCGACCACCGAGCTCAAGCCCAAGAAGCTCGCCAAGCGTTTGAAGATCGTCGAGCAGTTCATCGTTTCGGGCAACAAGCCCGAATGGATGATCATGACCGTCATTCCGGTGATCCCACCGGAACTGCGTCCGCTCGTTCCGCTCGATGGCGGCCGGTTCGCTACGTCCGATCTCAACGACCTCTACCGTCGTGTGATCAATCGTAACAATCGTCTCAAGCGCCTCATCGAGCTGCGCGCGCCCGACATCATCATCCGCAACGAAAAGCGTATGCTCCAGGAGGCCGTCGACGCCCTGTTCGACAATGGCCGCCGTGGCCGCACCATCACCGGTGCCAACAAGCGTCCGCTCAAGTCGCTGTCAGATATGCTCAAGGGCAAGCAGGGCCGGTTCCGCCAGAACCTGCTCGGCAAGCGCGTCGACTATTCCGGCCGTTCGGTCATCACCGTGGGTCCGGAACTCAAGCTCCACCAGTGCGGCCTGCCCAAGAAGATGGCGCTCGAGCTGTTCAAGCCCTTCATCTATTCGCGTCTCGACGCGAAGGGCCTGTCCTCGACCGTCAAGCAGGCAAAGAAGCTGGTTGAAAAGGAAAAGCCCGAAGTCTGGGATATCCTCGACGAAGTGATCCGCGAGCACCCGGTTCTCCTGAACCGTGCGCCCACGCTTCACCGCCTTGGCATCCAGGCGTTCGAGCCGATCCTGATCGAGGGCAAGGCCATCCAGCTTCACCCGCTGGTCTGCGCCGCGTTCAACGCCGACTTCGACGGCGACCAGATGGCCGTTCACGTGCCGCTGAGCCTGGAAGCCCAGCTCGAAGCCCGTGTGCTGATGATGTCGACCAACAACATCCTGCACCCGGCCAATGGTCAGCCGATCATCGTGCCGAGCCAGGACATCGTGCTTGGTCTCTACTACGTCTCGATCATGGCCGAGGGCGAGCCCGGCGAAGGCATGGCGTTCTCGTCCATGTCCGAGCTCGAGCATGCGCTTGAGAACAAGTCGGTCACGCTGCACACCAAGATCAAGGGCCGCGTCAAGACGCTCGATGCCGAAGGCAATGTGGTTTCCGCGATCGTCGAAACCACGCCGGGCCGCATGATGCTGGGGCAGATCCTGCCCAAGGGCGTGCCGTTCGAGGTGGTCAACCAGCTCATGACCAAGAAGAACATCTCCAAGGTCATCGACACGGTTTACCGTGCCTGTGGCCAGAAGGAGACCGTGATCTTCTGTGACCGCATCATGGATCTGGGCTTCAAGCAGGCCTGCCGCGCCGGCATCTCGTTCGGCAAGGACGACATGGTGATCCCGGATTCGAAGGCCAAGATCGTGGGCGATACCCGTCGTCAGGTCGAGGAGTTCGAGCAGCAATACAATGACGGCCTCATCACCCATGGTGAGAAGTACAACAAAGTCGTCGACGCCTGGGCCAAGTGCGGTGACAAGGTCGCCGAGGAGATGATGAAGCGCATCTCTGCTCACGAGAAGGACGACAACGGCCGCTCGCGTCAGATCAACTCGGTCTATATGATGAGCCACTCCGGCGCCCGTGGTTCGGTCGCCCAGATGAAGCAGCTCGCCGGCATGCGCGGCCTCATGGCCAAGCCGTCGGGCGAAATCATCGAGACCCCGGTGATCTCGAACTTCAAGGAAGGCCTGACCGTTCTCGAGTACTTCAACTCGACCCACGGCGCCCGTAAGGGTCTGGCCGACACCGCGCTCAAGACCGCGAACTCGGGTTACCTGACCCGCCGTCTCGTGGACGTGGCGCAGGACGCGATCATCACCGCTGACGATTGCGGTACCGAGCGCGGCCTGACCATGGAAGCGATCGTCGACTCCGGTCAGGTGGTCGCCTCGCTTGGCCAGCGTATTCTGGGCCGCGTTTCGGCCGACGACATCTACGTCCCCGGTACCGACGACGTTCTTGTCGCCAAGGGTACGCTGATGGACGAAGCGGATGTCGAAAAGATCGAGGCTGCCAAGGTCCAGTCGGTGCGCATCCGCTCGCCGCTGACCTGCGAGGTTCGCCAGGGCACCTGCGCGACCTGCTATGGCCGTGATCTTGCCCGCGGTACCCCCGTCAACATGGGCGAAGCGGTCGGCGTCATCGCGGCTCAGTCGATCGGTGAACCGGGCACCCAGCTCACCATGCGCACGTTCCACATCGGTGGTACGGCCCAGGTGGTGGACAACTCTTATCTCGAGGCCGGTGCCGAGGGTAAGATCGCGTTCCGCAACAAGAACATTGCGACCAACTCGGACGGCCACATCGTCGTCATGGGTCGCAACGTCTCCATCGTCATCGTTGATACCGATAGCAAGGAACGCGCCGTTCACAAGCTCGGTTATGGTTCGCGTCTGCGGGTCAACGAGGGCGATCAGGTCAAGCGCGGCCAGCGTCTGGCCGAGTGGGATCCGTACACCCGTCCGGTCCTGACCGAGGTCGAGGGCGAGGTGATCTTCGAGGATCTGGTCGATGGGGCTTCGGTCTCCGAGCAGACCGACGAGACCACCGGCTTCACCAAGCGTCTGGTCATCGACTGGCGTTCCAGCCAGCGCGGCGACGGGCTTAAGCCCGCCATCGCCGTCGGTTCGAAGGGGCAGCCCTTCAAGACCGATCGTGGCACCGATGCTCGGTACCTGATGAGCGTGGATGCGGTCATCGCCGTCGAGCCGGGCACCCGCGTTGCCCCCGGCGACGTCCTTGCCCGTATTCCGCTCGAAAGCGCCAAGACCAAGGACATCACCGGCGGTCTGCCGCGTGTGGCCGAACTGTTCGAGGCTCGCCGTCCGAAGGATCACGCGATCATTGCCGAAATCGATGGCACGATCCGCTTCGGTCGCGACTACAAGAACAAGCGTCGCATCATCATCGAGCCGAACGATGAGAGCCTGGAGCCGGTCGAGTACCTCATCCCGAAGGGCAAGCCGTTCCACCTGCAGGAAGGCGATCCGATCGAGCGGGGCGAGTATATCCTGGACGGCAACCCGGCACCGCATGACATCCTTGCCATCAAGGGCGTCGAGGAGCTGGCCAAGTATCTCGTCAACGAGATCCAGGAGGTCTATCGCCTGCAGGGCGTGTTGATCAACGACAAGCACATCGAGGTGATCGTTCGCCAGATGCTGCAAAAGGTCGAGATCACCGAGCCCGGCGAGTCCGGCCTGCTCAAGGAAGAGCAGATCGACCGCATCGACTTCGACGAGCTCAACGAACAGCTCGTTGCCGATGGCAAGAAGCCCGCGGAGGCCGTTCCGGTCCTGCTCGGCATCACCAAGGCGTCGCTGCAGACTCGTTCCTTCGTCTCGGCCGCGTCCTTCCAGGAGACGACCCGCGTCCTCACCGAGGCCGCCGTCTCGGGCAAGGCCGACCTGCTCGAAGGCCTCAAGGAGAACGTCATCGTCGGCCGTCTCATTCCGGCCGGTACGGGTGCTCGCATCTCCAATGTGCGCCAGATCGCGACCAAGCGCGACGACCTCATTCTCGAAGAGCGTCGCCGCCAGGCCGAAACGGTTGCCATCCCGGCGCCCGAGGCCATGCCGGAAGCTCCGGCCGAATAA